One stretch of Streptomyces hygroscopicus DNA includes these proteins:
- a CDS encoding UDP-N-acetylglucosamine 1-carboxyvinyltransferase: MTRSNDVLLVHGGTPLEGEIRVRGAKNLVPKAMVAALLGSGPSRLRNVPDIRDVRVVRGLLQLHGVTVRPGDESGELVLDPTHVESANVADIDAHAGSSRIPILFCGPLLHRLGHAFIPGLGGCDIGGRPIDFHFDVLRQFGATIEKRADGQYLEAPQRLRGTKIRLPYPSVGSTEQVLLTAVLAEGVTELSNAAVEPEIEDLICVLQKMGAIISMDTDRTIRITGVDKLGGYNHRALPDRLEAASWASAALATEGSIYVRGARQREMMTFLNTYRKVGGAFDIGDEGIRFWHPGGKLDAIALETDVHPGFQTDWQQPLVVALTQASGLSIVHETVYESRLGFTSALNQMGAHIQLYRECLGGSACRFGQRNFLHSAVVSGPTKLQGADLIIPDLRGGFSYLIAALAAQGTSRVHGIDLINRGYENFMEKLVELGAKVELPGGTAPA; this comes from the coding sequence ATGACCCGCTCGAACGATGTCCTGCTCGTCCACGGCGGCACCCCGCTCGAAGGCGAGATCCGTGTCCGCGGCGCGAAGAACCTCGTGCCGAAGGCCATGGTGGCCGCCCTGCTCGGCAGTGGGCCCAGCAGGCTGCGCAACGTCCCCGACATCCGCGATGTGCGGGTGGTGCGCGGGCTGCTGCAGCTGCACGGCGTGACGGTGCGCCCCGGTGACGAGTCCGGTGAGCTGGTGCTCGACCCCACGCATGTGGAGAGCGCCAATGTCGCCGACATCGACGCGCACGCCGGTTCCTCGCGGATCCCGATCCTCTTCTGCGGCCCGCTGCTGCACCGTCTCGGCCACGCCTTCATCCCGGGCCTGGGCGGCTGTGACATCGGCGGCCGGCCGATCGACTTCCACTTCGACGTACTGCGCCAGTTCGGGGCGACGATCGAGAAGCGGGCGGACGGGCAGTACCTGGAGGCCCCGCAGCGGCTGCGCGGCACCAAGATCCGGCTGCCGTACCCCTCGGTGGGCTCCACCGAGCAGGTGCTGCTGACGGCGGTGCTCGCCGAGGGTGTGACGGAACTCTCCAACGCGGCGGTCGAGCCGGAGATCGAGGACCTCATCTGCGTGCTGCAGAAGATGGGCGCCATCATCTCCATGGACACCGACCGCACGATCCGGATCACCGGTGTCGACAAGCTCGGCGGCTACAACCACCGCGCCCTCCCGGACCGCCTGGAGGCCGCCTCCTGGGCGAGCGCGGCGCTGGCGACCGAGGGCAGCATCTATGTGCGCGGCGCCCGGCAGCGCGAGATGATGACCTTCCTGAACACCTACCGCAAGGTGGGCGGCGCCTTCGACATCGGCGACGAGGGCATACGGTTCTGGCACCCCGGCGGCAAGCTCGACGCGATCGCCCTGGAGACCGACGTCCACCCCGGCTTCCAGACCGACTGGCAGCAGCCGCTGGTGGTGGCCCTGACCCAGGCGTCGGGCCTGTCCATCGTCCACGAGACGGTCTACGAGTCGCGGCTGGGCTTCACCTCGGCGCTCAACCAGATGGGCGCCCACATCCAGCTCTACCGCGAATGCCTGGGCGGCTCCGCGTGCCGGTTCGGCCAGCGCAACTTCCTGCACTCCGCGGTCGTCTCCGGCCCCACCAAGCTCCAGGGCGCCGACCTGATCATCCCCGACCTGCGCGGCGGCTTCTCCTACCTGATCGCGGCCCTGGCGGCCCAGGGCACCTCGCGGGTCCACGGCATCGACCTGATCAACCGCGGCTACGAGAACTTCATGGAGAAGCTCGTGGAGCTGGGCGCCAAGGTAGAACTCCCGGGCGGCACCGCCCCCGCATAA
- a CDS encoding integration host factor — protein MNRSELVAALSERAEVTRKDADAVLAALAEVTGEVVAKGDEKVTIPGFLTFERTHRAARTARNPQTGEPIEIPAGYSVKVSAGSKLKEAAKGK, from the coding sequence ATGAACCGCAGTGAGCTGGTGGCCGCTCTGTCCGAGCGCGCCGAGGTGACCCGAAAGGACGCCGACGCCGTGCTGGCCGCCCTCGCCGAGGTGACCGGTGAGGTCGTCGCGAAGGGCGACGAGAAGGTCACCATCCCCGGCTTCCTGACCTTCGAGCGCACCCACCGTGCCGCTCGCACCGCGCGCAACCCGCAGACCGGTGAGCCGATCGAGATCCCGGCCGGCTACAGCGTGAAGGTCTCCGCGGGCTCCAAGCTCAAGGAAGCCGCCAAGGGCAAGTAA
- a CDS encoding malate dehydrogenase: MNKGKQRKQAMATAPSVSYSITVRLEVPASGTAVSQLTTAVESSGGSVTGLDVTASGHEKLRIDVTIAATSTAHAQEIVEKLRGIEGVSLGKVSDRTFLMHLGGKIEMSSKHPIRNRDDLSMVYTPGVARVCQAIAENPEDARRLTIKRNSVAVVTDGSAVLGLGNIGPKAALPVMEGKAALFKRFAGIDAWPICLDTQDTDEIVAIVKAIAPGFAGINLEDISAPRCFEIEARLRESVDIPVFHDDQHGTAIVVLAALTNALRVVDKKIEDVRVVMSGAGAAGTAILRLLIAAGVRHAVVADIHGVVHAGREDLVSADPESPLRWIADNTNPEGVTGTLREAVRGADVFIGVSAPNVLSGDDVAAMADGAIVFALANPDPEVDPAIARQTAAVVATGRSDFPNQINNVLVFPGVFRGLLDAQSRTVNTEMMLAAAGALADVVHDDELNANYIIPSVFNDKVAGAVAGAVRDAARPVTGTTAV, from the coding sequence ATGAACAAGGGAAAGCAGAGGAAGCAGGCCATGGCAACGGCGCCCAGCGTCTCGTACTCGATTACGGTCCGGCTGGAGGTGCCCGCGAGCGGTACCGCGGTCAGCCAGCTGACCACGGCCGTGGAGTCCTCCGGTGGCTCGGTCACGGGCCTCGATGTGACCGCTTCCGGCCACGAGAAGCTCCGTATCGACGTCACCATCGCCGCCACCTCGACCGCGCACGCCCAGGAAATCGTGGAGAAGCTGCGGGGCATCGAAGGTGTCTCGCTCGGCAAGGTCTCCGACCGTACGTTCCTGATGCACCTCGGCGGCAAGATCGAGATGTCGTCGAAACACCCCATCCGCAACCGTGACGACCTCTCCATGGTCTACACCCCGGGCGTCGCCCGGGTCTGCCAGGCCATCGCGGAGAACCCCGAGGACGCCCGGCGCCTCACCATCAAGCGCAACAGTGTGGCCGTCGTCACCGACGGCTCCGCGGTCCTCGGCCTCGGCAACATCGGCCCCAAGGCGGCCCTGCCGGTCATGGAGGGCAAGGCGGCCCTGTTCAAGCGCTTCGCGGGCATCGACGCCTGGCCGATCTGCCTGGACACCCAGGACACCGACGAGATCGTCGCGATCGTGAAGGCCATCGCCCCCGGCTTCGCGGGGATCAACCTGGAGGACATCTCCGCTCCCCGCTGCTTCGAGATCGAGGCACGGCTGCGCGAGTCCGTGGACATCCCGGTCTTCCACGACGACCAGCACGGCACCGCGATCGTGGTGCTGGCCGCCCTCACCAACGCGCTGCGGGTGGTCGACAAGAAGATCGAGGATGTGAGGGTCGTCATGTCCGGCGCGGGCGCCGCCGGCACCGCCATCCTGCGGCTGCTGATCGCCGCGGGCGTGCGGCACGCGGTGGTCGCCGACATCCACGGCGTGGTGCACGCCGGGCGCGAGGACCTGGTCTCCGCCGACCCGGAGTCCCCGCTGCGCTGGATCGCCGACAACACCAACCCGGAGGGCGTCACGGGCACCCTGCGCGAGGCCGTGCGCGGCGCGGACGTCTTCATCGGCGTCTCGGCCCCGAACGTGCTCTCGGGCGACGACGTGGCCGCCATGGCGGACGGCGCGATCGTCTTCGCGCTCGCCAACCCCGACCCCGAGGTGGACCCGGCGATCGCCCGCCAGACCGCCGCGGTGGTGGCCACCGGGCGCTCGGACTTCCCGAACCAGATCAACAACGTGCTGGTGTTCCCGGGCGTTTTCCGTGGTTTGCTGGACGCGCAGTCGCGTACGGTGAACACCGAGATGATGCTGGCCGCTGCCGGCGCGCTCGCGGACGTCGTCCACGACGACGAGCTCAACGCCAACTACATCATTCCGAGCGTCTTCAACGACAAGGTCGCGGGGGCGGTCGCCGGAGCCGTACGGGACGCGGCGCGCCCTGTGACCGGTACCACTGCGGTCTAG
- a CDS encoding cold-shock protein, whose translation MAQGTVKWFNAEKGYGFIAQEDGGPDVFVHYSSIDGSGYRSLVDEQRVEFQIVQGRKGPQAEEVRILGG comes from the coding sequence ATGGCTCAGGGCACCGTGAAGTGGTTCAACGCCGAGAAGGGCTACGGCTTCATCGCCCAGGAGGACGGCGGACCGGACGTCTTCGTCCACTACAGCTCGATCGACGGGAGCGGCTACCGCAGCCTGGTCGACGAGCAGCGGGTCGAATTCCAGATCGTGCAGGGCCGCAAGGGCCCGCAAGCGGAAGAGGTCCGCATCCTGGGCGGCTGA
- a CDS encoding helicase, whose protein sequence is MAAQNATHDDRTAPRRDGADGVRDREIRIEQTHLDRVYHRLEEKIHEAEFLMDDAAKRGQVGTPGALAERDAQVFRAGVHLNRLNSEFEDFLFGRIDLLPGKDGERGPDGAYTSVEPADDAIRTSPDGDRAEIAETLHIGRIGVLDADYAPLVIDWRAPAAAPFYRSTPVAPGRVVRRRVIRSKGRRVLGVEDDLLRPELSATLDGAALPVVGDGALMAALGQARGHTMRDIVASIQAEQDQVIRAPAASITEVEGGPGTGKTAVALHRAAYLLYQDRRRYAGGILVVSPTPLLVAYTEGVLPSLGEEGQVAIRAVGSLVEGAEATTYDTPAVARVKGSSRMLRVLRKAARGALEMPRGAAAGSASPSDHSSNSSSDPSSASPSDDGQLTLDAALGAPAATSPNDGGRPGAGSGTRPGGPPERLRVVAFGARIELDADELRRIRQNVLGGTAPVNLLRPRARRLLLDALWTRSGAPRRYTDPELAAEAREGFDEDISSEDVFQEFLDAWWPELTPRSVLAAMADEKRLARWSRRVLNPREVRQVARSLARLGPDGQGPLSVHDVALLDELNTLLGLPARPATPREVDPLDQLTGLEELTTYADRVGPRRSRADRAERERADYAHVIVDEAQDLTPMQWRMVGRRGRHATWTVVGDPAQSSWSDPDEAGRARDEALGSRPRRRFTLTVNYRNPSEIAELATRVLTLAMPGTPAPEAVRSTGVEPQFAPGVDGDLGAAARREALRLLDEVEGTVGVVVAMNRREQARQWLTGLGHRVVALGSLEAKGLEYDATVVVSPAEIADESPAGLRVLYVALTRATQRLTVVSGARDEPDPHGVPDLLRE, encoded by the coding sequence GTGGCCGCGCAGAACGCCACGCATGACGACCGGACGGCACCGCGGCGGGACGGCGCGGACGGGGTCCGGGACCGCGAGATCCGGATCGAGCAGACGCATCTGGACCGGGTGTACCACCGTCTCGAGGAGAAGATCCACGAGGCGGAGTTCCTCATGGACGACGCCGCCAAGCGCGGCCAGGTCGGTACGCCCGGGGCGCTCGCCGAACGGGACGCCCAGGTCTTCCGGGCCGGGGTCCACCTCAACCGGCTGAACAGCGAGTTCGAGGACTTCCTCTTCGGCCGCATCGATCTGCTGCCGGGCAAGGACGGCGAGCGCGGCCCCGACGGCGCCTACACCTCCGTCGAGCCCGCCGACGACGCCATCCGCACCAGCCCGGACGGCGACCGCGCGGAGATCGCCGAAACCCTGCACATCGGCCGCATCGGCGTGCTCGACGCCGACTACGCACCGCTGGTGATCGACTGGCGGGCGCCCGCCGCCGCGCCCTTCTACCGCTCGACTCCGGTCGCCCCCGGCCGGGTCGTCCGCCGCCGGGTGATCCGCAGCAAGGGCCGCCGGGTGCTCGGCGTCGAGGACGACCTGCTGCGCCCGGAGCTCAGCGCGACCCTCGACGGCGCCGCGCTGCCGGTGGTCGGCGACGGCGCGCTGATGGCCGCGCTGGGCCAGGCCCGCGGCCACACCATGCGGGACATCGTCGCCTCCATCCAGGCCGAGCAGGACCAGGTGATCCGCGCCCCCGCCGCCTCCATCACCGAGGTCGAGGGCGGCCCCGGCACCGGGAAGACGGCGGTCGCGCTGCACCGCGCGGCGTACCTCCTCTACCAGGACCGGCGGCGCTACGCGGGCGGCATCCTCGTGGTCAGCCCCACCCCGCTGCTGGTCGCCTACACCGAGGGCGTGCTGCCCTCACTGGGCGAGGAGGGCCAGGTGGCCATCCGCGCGGTGGGCTCCCTGGTGGAGGGCGCCGAGGCCACCACGTACGACACCCCGGCCGTGGCCCGCGTCAAGGGCTCCTCCCGGATGCTGAGGGTGCTGCGCAAGGCCGCCCGCGGCGCGCTGGAGATGCCGCGGGGAGCCGCCGCCGGATCGGCCTCGCCGTCGGATCATTCATCGAACTCTTCGTCAGACCCCTCGTCGGCCTCACCGTCGGACGACGGCCAGTTGACCCTCGACGCGGCGCTCGGCGCCCCCGCCGCGACCTCGCCGAACGACGGCGGCAGACCCGGCGCGGGCTCCGGGACCAGACCCGGCGGCCCGCCCGAGCGGCTGCGCGTGGTCGCCTTCGGCGCCCGGATCGAGCTGGACGCCGATGAGCTGCGCCGCATCCGCCAGAACGTGCTGGGCGGCACCGCACCCGTCAACCTGCTGCGCCCCCGCGCCCGTCGGCTGCTCCTGGACGCGCTGTGGACCCGCTCCGGCGCGCCCCGGCGCTACACCGACCCCGAGCTGGCCGCCGAGGCGCGGGAGGGTTTCGACGAGGACATCTCCTCCGAGGACGTCTTCCAGGAGTTCCTGGACGCCTGGTGGCCCGAGCTCACCCCCCGCTCCGTCCTCGCCGCCATGGCCGACGAGAAGCGGTTGGCGCGCTGGTCGCGGAGGGTGCTCAACCCCCGCGAGGTCCGCCAGGTGGCCCGGTCGCTGGCCCGGCTCGGCCCGGACGGGCAGGGCCCGCTGTCGGTCCACGACGTGGCGCTGCTGGACGAGCTGAACACCCTGCTGGGCCTCCCCGCCCGCCCCGCGACCCCCCGCGAGGTGGATCCGCTGGACCAGTTGACCGGTCTGGAGGAGCTGACCACCTACGCCGACCGCGTCGGCCCCCGCCGCAGCCGCGCCGACCGGGCCGAGCGGGAGCGCGCCGACTACGCCCACGTCATCGTCGACGAGGCGCAGGACCTCACCCCCATGCAGTGGCGGATGGTCGGACGGCGTGGCCGCCACGCCACCTGGACGGTCGTCGGCGACCCGGCCCAAAGTTCCTGGTCCGACCCGGACGAGGCGGGGCGGGCCCGGGACGAGGCGCTCGGCAGCCGCCCGCGCCGCCGCTTCACCCTCACCGTCAACTACCGCAACCCGTCCGAGATCGCCGAGCTGGCCACCAGGGTCCTCACGCTCGCGATGCCCGGCACCCCCGCGCCCGAGGCGGTCCGCTCCACGGGCGTGGAGCCGCAGTTCGCACCGGGCGTGGACGGCGACCTCGGCGCGGCCGCGCGCCGGGAGGCGCTCCGGCTGCTGGACGAGGTGGAGGGCACCGTCGGCGTCGTCGTCGCGATGAACCGCCGCGAGCAGGCCCGTCAGTGGCTGACCGGTCTGGGCCACCGGGTGGTGGCGCTGGGCAGCCTGGAGGCGAAGGGGCTGGAGTACGACGCGACGGTCGTGGTCTCGCCCGCCGAGATCGCCGACGAGTCGCCCGCGGGGCTACGGGTGCTGTACGTGGCGCTCACCCGCGCGACCCAGCGGCTGACGGTGGTGTCGGGCGCACGCGACGAGCCGGACCCCCACGGCGTCCCCGACCTGCTGCGGGAGTGA
- a CDS encoding membrane protein, translating into MMPAADDQQHTAVGAYALGVLDPADAARFEDHLIGCERCAAELDELMGLPPLLAEYATAADGTALPDPSVVTARPGPELLDRLLEDVTVSRKASGRRRLYLVAAAAVLIVGGPLAGAALTASSDDGGKTQAVVSTSQQVYDQGKKFSAVDPVTKVDASVSLQQKGWGTSVALKLGNLKGPRTCDLVAIGKDGHEETITTWAVPTSGYGITDGDGSRWSKEPLYAQGGAAMNTDDIERFEVRTLDGQRLAEVRL; encoded by the coding sequence ATGATGCCGGCAGCGGACGACCAGCAGCACACCGCGGTCGGCGCCTATGCGCTCGGAGTGCTCGACCCCGCCGACGCGGCGCGCTTCGAGGACCACCTCATCGGGTGCGAGCGGTGCGCCGCCGAGCTCGACGAGCTGATGGGCCTCCCGCCCCTGCTGGCCGAGTACGCCACCGCCGCCGACGGCACCGCGCTCCCGGATCCGTCGGTGGTCACCGCCCGCCCCGGGCCCGAACTGCTCGACCGGCTCCTGGAAGACGTCACGGTCAGCCGCAAGGCATCCGGCAGAAGGCGGCTCTACCTCGTCGCCGCGGCCGCCGTCCTCATCGTCGGCGGCCCGCTCGCGGGAGCGGCGCTCACCGCGAGTTCCGACGACGGCGGGAAGACCCAGGCGGTGGTCTCCACCTCCCAGCAGGTGTACGACCAGGGCAAGAAGTTCAGCGCGGTGGACCCGGTCACCAAGGTGGACGCGTCCGTCTCGCTGCAGCAGAAGGGCTGGGGCACCTCCGTCGCCCTCAAGCTGGGCAACCTCAAGGGGCCGCGCACCTGCGACCTGGTGGCCATCGGCAAGGACGGCCACGAGGAGACCATCACCACCTGGGCCGTGCCCACATCGGGCTACGGCATCACGGACGGGGACGGCTCGCGCTGGAGCAAGGAGCCGCTCTACGCCCAGGGCGGCGCCGCCATGAACACCGACGACATCGAGCGTTTCGAGGTCCGCACGCTGGACGGCCAGCGCCTGGCCGAGGTCAGGCTCTGA
- a CDS encoding RNA polymerase sigma factor SigL — protein MRALYAEHAGPLLAFVLRLVAGDRHRAEDVVQETLLRAWRNADQLRRSGGSVRPWLVTVARRIVIDGHRQRRARPHEVDAAPLHVMPAADDIDRALRQMTISDALNDLTDAHRAALVETYFKGRTVSEAAEVLGVPAGTVRSRVFYALRSLKLSLEERGVTA, from the coding sequence ATGCGCGCGCTCTACGCGGAGCACGCGGGCCCGCTTCTCGCCTTCGTCCTGCGCCTGGTCGCGGGCGACCGGCATCGCGCCGAGGACGTGGTCCAGGAGACCTTGCTCCGGGCCTGGCGGAACGCCGACCAACTCCGGCGTTCCGGCGGGTCGGTACGGCCCTGGCTGGTGACCGTGGCCCGCCGCATCGTCATCGACGGCCACCGTCAGCGCCGCGCACGTCCCCATGAAGTGGACGCGGCACCGCTCCACGTGATGCCCGCCGCGGACGACATCGACCGCGCATTGCGCCAGATGACCATTTCCGACGCGTTGAATGACCTCACCGATGCACATAGAGCGGCCCTCGTGGAGACATACTTCAAGGGACGGACGGTGAGTGAGGCGGCCGAAGTGCTGGGCGTTCCCGCCGGGACGGTACGGTCCCGGGTCTTCTACGCGCTGCGCTCCCTGAAGCTCTCGCTCGAGGAACGGGGGGTTACGGCATGA
- a CDS encoding uroporphyrinogen III synthetase, which yields MHREQTGAAGDEAPVGPLAGFTVGVTAARRADELGALLRRRGAAVMHAPALRIVPLADDSELLAATKQLIDHAPHVVIATTAIGFRGWVEAADGWGVGDALLDRLREVRLLARGPKVRGAIRAAGLTEEWSPPSESMAEVLDRLLEEGVEGQRIAIQLHGEPLPGFVESLRAGGAEVVGVPVYRWMPPEDIGPVDRLLDATVARALDAVTFTSAPAAASLLDRAERRGMREELLDALRHDVLAACVGPVTALPLEAHDIPTSQPERFRLGPLVQLLTAELPGRVRPLPIAGRRLEIRGHAVVVDGELRTVPPAGMALLRALARRPGWVVARADLLRSLPGAGRDEHAVETAMARLRTALGSPKLIQTVVKRGYRLALDPSAETKYADA from the coding sequence ATGCACCGAGAACAGACCGGAGCCGCGGGCGACGAAGCACCCGTCGGCCCTCTCGCCGGATTCACCGTGGGGGTCACCGCGGCACGGCGCGCGGATGAGCTCGGCGCGCTGCTGCGGCGCCGCGGCGCGGCCGTGATGCACGCACCGGCGCTGCGGATCGTGCCGCTGGCCGACGACTCCGAACTCCTGGCCGCCACCAAGCAGTTGATCGACCACGCCCCGCACGTCGTCATCGCCACCACCGCCATCGGCTTCCGCGGCTGGGTCGAGGCCGCCGACGGCTGGGGCGTGGGCGACGCGCTGCTCGACCGGCTGCGCGAGGTGCGGCTGCTGGCCCGCGGGCCCAAGGTGCGCGGGGCGATCCGGGCCGCCGGGCTCACCGAGGAGTGGTCCCCGCCCTCCGAGTCCATGGCCGAGGTGCTCGACCGGCTGCTGGAGGAGGGCGTCGAGGGGCAGCGCATCGCCATCCAACTGCACGGCGAGCCGCTGCCCGGCTTCGTCGAGTCGCTGCGCGCCGGGGGAGCGGAGGTGGTCGGGGTGCCGGTCTACCGCTGGATGCCACCGGAGGACATCGGGCCCGTCGACCGGCTGCTGGACGCCACGGTCGCCCGCGCCCTGGACGCCGTCACCTTCACCAGTGCCCCCGCCGCCGCGAGCCTGCTGGACCGGGCCGAACGGCGCGGGATGCGCGAGGAACTCCTCGACGCGCTCCGCCACGACGTGCTGGCGGCCTGCGTCGGCCCGGTCACCGCGCTCCCGCTGGAGGCCCACGACATACCCACCTCCCAGCCCGAACGGTTCCGCCTCGGCCCCCTCGTCCAACTGCTGACCGCGGAACTCCCGGGCCGGGTCCGCCCGTTGCCGATCGCCGGGCGACGCCTGGAGATCCGCGGCCACGCGGTGGTCGTCGACGGCGAACTGCGCACCGTGCCACCTGCGGGGATGGCTCTGCTACGCGCCCTGGCCCGCCGCCCCGGCTGGGTCGTGGCCCGCGCGGACCTGCTGCGCTCCCTGCCGGGCGCGGGCCGCGACGAACACGCGGTGGAAACGGCGATGGCCCGCCTGCGCACGGCCCTCGGCTCCCCCAAACTCATCCAGACCGTGGTCAAACGCGGGTACCGGCTGGCGCTGGACCCTTCGGCCGAAACGAAGTACGCGGACGCGTAG
- a CDS encoding major facilitator transporter translates to MTAPTTAARKGGRWIEQWDPEDETFWRERGERVATRNLVFSILSEHIGFSIWSLWSVMVLFMGPEYGVDAAGKFFLVAMPTLVGGILRVPYTFAVARFGGRNWTIISAAMLLVPAVTAAAVMEPGTSYTTFMVVAALTGVGGGNFASSMTNINSFYPLRKKGWALGLNAGGGNIGVPVIQLIGLLVIGTAGAAHPRLVLAVYIPLIVVAAALSALFMDNLAPVRNDSGAAKEAARDAHTWIMSLLYIGTFGSFIGYSFAFGLVLQNQFDRTPLQAASLTFIGPLLGSLIRPVGGRLADTHGGAKITLWNFAAMAVATLVVVYASAQKSLPVFLAGFIALFVLSGLGNGSTFKMIPGIFQAKALARGLAGEEAASYGRRLSGAAMGLIGAVGALGGLGINLVFRESFARAHSGTPAFVSFLAFYAVCSAVTWAVYLRGARPAPAPAAEPDTHDPRSERQPAYADV, encoded by the coding sequence ATGACTGCCCCGACCACCGCCGCACGCAAGGGGGGCCGCTGGATCGAGCAGTGGGACCCGGAGGACGAGACCTTCTGGAGGGAGAGGGGGGAGCGGGTCGCCACCCGCAATCTGGTCTTCTCCATCCTCTCCGAGCACATCGGGTTCTCCATCTGGAGCCTGTGGTCGGTGATGGTCCTGTTCATGGGGCCGGAGTACGGCGTCGACGCGGCCGGGAAGTTCTTCCTGGTGGCCATGCCCACGCTGGTCGGCGGGATCCTTCGGGTCCCGTACACCTTCGCCGTCGCCCGGTTCGGCGGCCGCAACTGGACGATCATCAGCGCGGCGATGCTGCTCGTGCCCGCGGTCACCGCCGCCGCGGTGATGGAGCCCGGGACCTCCTACACCACCTTCATGGTGGTCGCGGCGCTCACCGGTGTCGGCGGCGGCAACTTCGCCTCGTCCATGACCAACATCAACTCCTTCTACCCGCTGCGCAAGAAGGGCTGGGCGCTCGGGCTCAACGCGGGCGGCGGCAACATCGGTGTGCCCGTGATCCAGTTGATCGGACTGCTGGTCATCGGCACCGCCGGGGCGGCCCATCCACGGCTCGTGCTCGCCGTCTACATCCCGCTGATCGTGGTCGCGGCGGCGCTCTCCGCGCTGTTCATGGACAACCTGGCGCCGGTGCGCAACGACTCCGGGGCGGCCAAGGAGGCGGCGCGGGACGCCCACACCTGGATCATGTCGCTGCTCTACATCGGCACCTTCGGCTCGTTCATCGGCTACAGCTTCGCCTTCGGCCTGGTGCTGCAGAACCAGTTCGACCGCACGCCGCTGCAGGCCGCCTCGCTCACCTTCATCGGCCCGCTGCTCGGCTCGCTCATCCGCCCCGTCGGCGGGCGGCTCGCCGACACCCACGGCGGCGCGAAGATCACCCTGTGGAACTTCGCCGCCATGGCCGTGGCCACCCTCGTGGTCGTCTACGCCTCCGCGCAGAAGTCGCTGCCCGTCTTCCTCGCCGGCTTCATCGCCCTCTTCGTCCTCAGCGGGCTCGGCAACGGCTCCACCTTCAAGATGATCCCCGGCATCTTCCAGGCGAAGGCCCTCGCCCGGGGCCTCGCGGGCGAAGAGGCCGCGTCCTACGGGCGGCGGCTCTCGGGCGCGGCGATGGGGCTGATCGGGGCGGTCGGCGCGCTCGGCGGGCTCGGGATCAACCTCGTCTTCCGGGAGTCGTTCGCCCGCGCCCACTCCGGCACCCCCGCCTTCGTCTCCTTCCTCGCCTTCTACGCCGTGTGCTCCGCGGTCACCTGGGCCGTATACCTCCGCGGCGCCCGCCCGGCCCCGGCGCCCGCCGCCGAGCCGGACACGCATGATCCGCGGTCGGAGCGGCAACCCGCCTACGCGGACGTCTGA
- a CDS encoding LysR family transcriptional regulator produces the protein MVRVNRDLEPRLLRAFTAVADELHFTRAAARLYVAQQALSRDIRRLERELGAELFVRTTRQVALTAAGERLLPYARRVLQAQDDLAAAFSGAERRPLLVDVGAPVSTGNQVLTEARHRLGPETELVARFHSGLAGAAAELLAGRLDVSFGRAHGLDPAVLARLEHRLIRYERIAVVLREDHPLARLQEIPLSALAGETLYAAAGNPTTTEWTDLAAQLFAGRGIAMAEPFPEIEGDEEFIRVVTKRRWSVLASEVFIHLPGTVLRPLTDPVPLSPVSLLWRRDLHHPGLDALHTAARTLATTSDWLARPPGAWLPRPEAGSDDQRLTRLM, from the coding sequence ATGGTGCGCGTGAACCGGGACCTCGAACCGCGCCTGCTGCGCGCCTTCACCGCCGTCGCCGACGAACTGCACTTCACCCGAGCCGCCGCCCGCCTCTACGTCGCCCAGCAGGCCCTCAGCCGCGACATCCGCCGCCTGGAGCGGGAGTTGGGCGCGGAGCTGTTCGTCCGCACCACCCGCCAGGTCGCCCTCACGGCCGCGGGCGAACGGCTGCTCCCGTACGCCCGGCGGGTGCTCCAGGCCCAGGACGACCTGGCGGCGGCCTTCAGCGGGGCCGAGCGCCGCCCGCTGCTGGTGGACGTGGGCGCCCCGGTGAGCACGGGGAACCAGGTGCTGACGGAGGCGCGGCACCGCCTCGGCCCCGAGACCGAACTGGTGGCCCGCTTCCACAGCGGCCTGGCCGGGGCCGCCGCCGAACTCCTCGCCGGCCGCCTCGACGTCTCCTTCGGCCGGGCCCACGGCCTCGACCCCGCCGTACTCGCCCGGCTGGAACACCGCCTCATCCGCTATGAGCGCATCGCCGTGGTCCTGCGCGAGGACCACCCGCTGGCCCGGCTCCAGGAGATCCCGCTGTCCGCGCTCGCGGGCGAGACCCTGTACGCGGCGGCGGGCAACCCCACCACCACCGAGTGGACCGACCTGGCCGCGCAGCTCTTCGCGGGGCGCGGGATCGCGATGGCGGAGCCGTTCCCGGAGATCGAGGGGGACGAGGAGTTCATCCGGGTGGTGACCAAGCGCCGCTGGTCGGTGCTGGCCAGCGAGGTGTTCATCCACCTCCCCGGCACGGTGCTGCGCCCCCTCACCGACCCGGTCCCGCTCTCCCCGGTCTCCCTGCTCTGGCGCCGCGACCTGCACCACCCCGGCCTGGACGCCCTTCACACGGCGGCCCGCACGCTCGCCACCACGTCCGACTGGCTCGCCCGCCCACCGGGCGCCTGGCTGCCACGCCCCGAGGCGGGCAGTGATGATCAGAGATTGACGCGGTTGATGTAG